AACAATTGACTGGAATGACGCATGGAAAGAGGCGAGGGCTAAATGTAACTTCCAGGAGCGGGACAGCGCTTTCTGGAACAAAAGGGCACCGGATTTTGCTGAAATTTCAATGAAAACAGGATATGCCGAGGCATTTCTGAAAATCATGAATCCAAAAAAAAATTGGAGCATTTTTGATATGGCCTGTGGCGCCGGCACGCTTGCCATTCCTTTTGCAAGACATGTTAAATCCGTTACAGCAGTCGATTTTTCGGAGAAAATGCTGGAGATTCTCCAGGAACAATGTATTCAGGTCGGGATCGCCAATGTCAGGACAGTCAAGGCAAGCTGGGAAGATAACTGGAGCAAAGCCGGTATAGGGCTTCATGACGTTGCCATAGCTTCGCGTTCACTTGTAGTGCATGATCTCCGGCATGGTATTACAAAATTGAATAACATCGCACGAAAACGGGTGTATATCTCCACAATTGTAGATGACGGTCCCCATGACAGGCACATATTTGAAGCTGTCGGCAGAGAGTTTAATGCGGGACCCGACTACATATACAATTACAATCTTCTCTATCAGATGGGCATTTATGCCAATGTGAATTTTATCGTGGAGGATAATCACAAGACCTACGGGAACCATGGAGAAGCGATTGATTCGATAAGGTGGATGTTGGGTAAAATAACATTTGAAGAGGAGAAAAAACTTGAAGACTATTTTGACAGACATCTTATTTTCAATAAAGGACGGTGGACGATGGATTACGACAGGACCGTCAGATGGGCTGTGATCTGGTGGGATAAGGCAGCAAATATAAAATGATGCTGATAATGAATTGTGGAAATAACGTGCAGGAGTATTATGTCGTTTAAAAGAAAACTGAACCTTTTTGATGCCACGATGATTGTTGTAGGCAATGTGGTAGGCGCCGGCATCTTTACTACCGCGGGTTTTCTGGCCGGTGAACTTAACAACCCGTGGTTTTTCGCAGGTATATGGATTTTCGGAGGGCTTCTCACACTCTGTGGGGCGCTTACCTATGCGGAAATGGCAGGTATGTTTCCCCGGTCAGGTGGCGATTATCTTTATCTAAAGGCAGCTTACGGCCCATGGGCAGGTTTTCTCCTCAACTGGATATGCTTCTGGATAATAAATCCGGGGTCTATTGCAGTTCTTTCTATTGCGCTTGTAAAATACCTGACCGGTTTTTTTAGTTATTCCGGAGTTATGAGTGAAAAAATAATTGCTTTAACCGTTGTTGTCTTCTTTTCTTTTGTCAACTACAGGGGAGTTCGTTTAACAGGGACCACTCACAATCTCTGGACAATCGGAAGTCTTGCAATACTTATCTTTTTCTTAATAGGCGGACTGACATCGGGAAAGGGTGATTGGAGGCATTTTACCGGAAGTGAGGCGAACACCTTCTCTATATCTAAATTTCTTGGCCCTGCCATGATAGCTGTAATCTTTTCCTACAGCGGCTGGTTTGTCTCGGCGTATTTAGGTGACGAAGTAAAAAAACCGGAACGCAACCTTCCTCTGTCTCTTATCCTTGGGACCACCATTGTTATGGTACTCTATGTAGCTATCAATGTGGCTTACCTCTATGCCATACCCATTGAGAGCCTCAAGGGGGTTGTCAATGTCGGGCAGGCGGCCGGGGAACGACTTATGAGCAGCCGCTTTGTTCAGGCAATCAGCCTGGCGATCATATTAGCTATCGCCGCGAGTATAAACGCTACCGTTCTTGCCGGCGCACGTCTCTCATACGCAATAGCAAAGGACGGATTTTTCTGGTCACATTTCGAGAAACTTCATAAACGGTACGGTACGCCTCATGTAGCTTTGTTTATCCAGGCAGTGCTGGCATGCCTTTATATTGTTGCAGATACATTTGAAAATCTACTTGGTGCTGTTGTTTTCATTATGCTCCTTTCCTCCATAGGATCTGCTCTGGCGCATCTGATTTTGCGCAGGAAGAAGCCGCTTCTTGAAAGACCTTATAGAACCCCGTGCCACCCCTTTATTCCTATGCTTTTTATTATTACCTATTTATATATTGCAGTACAAATTTTCCTGTCAAGCCCTGTAAGGTCTGCTCTTGGTGTTGCAATCGCACTATCCGGCATACCATTTTATCTTTACGCAAGGCGTAGCAGACCGCCGCAGATTAACATTTTTGCTCGACAATGCACTCGCAATGAAACCTCTACAGAACATGTAGCTGAACGTCCCAAGAGAAACATTTTTAAAATCAAATGTTCAGAAAACAACACAAGCAATAAATTATAACAAAAAAGGAGGTCGGCATGAAATATTACAAAATAAAGAAGAGTTTGTTGATTACAATACCGGTTTTTTTTATTTTATCTTTTGTAAGTTTCGGAGTGCAGGCAGAAAACACTTTAGCACCCGGAACAGTCAGCAGTCCAGACAACAAGGTAAAAGCTGATCTGAGACATCATAAACAGGAGGTTGCAGAACGACTGCCGGTAATAGGCAGCCGGGGTGTTCAAGGTGAATCCAACACAACATTTAGCATAACCGGCATAGTTCAGAATCCAATATGGCTTACGACAAAAAATCTGTCTCAATTTAAACAGGTAACCGTTTTTAAAACCATGAAAGGTAAAACAAGAAAACCAGATCAATATACAGGCACTCCAATCCGAACACTGCTTGAGATAGTTAAAATACAAAAAAACGAAAAAGATAAACTGGCCAGTAAAAATAAAAAGCCCGGGAATTATGACAACGCTGAAAAAGAGACAAATATAAAAAACAATTCAGATATTGCTGTTTCAATTAAAAACAAAGACGGGAAACAGATAATATTTTCCCTGGATTATATATTACAAGGCTCTGAAAACGAGATTATTCTTGTTAATAACAAAACTAACAGGCTGCCTGAATTGGTGATGAAAACCGGCAGCAAAGATATCTTTTCATCGAAAGATATAATCTCCATCGAAGTCATGCAATTCTTCGTGAAACAAGACGAAAATAAAGATGATAAATTGCAGTATATAACATATGTTGAAAATAAGGCTAAGATTTCTTTGCTCGAAGCACTTGCAAAATGCGAAACGATTAAAGTACCTTCAAAAAATATAAAAGCATTATCCGCAAAGACATCAACAAATTTATACACAGGATGCAGCTTGTATGAGGCCTTAAGTAAACTGTCAGTCAAAGCGGAATATACGGATATTTTCACTGCCATCTCAGATGATGGATATTCTGCTTCTTTTTCATTTACCGAGCTTGAAAACTCAAATTCTCCTGTTATTATTATACAAAACAGAAACAACAGCCAATACAGTTACGACCTTGTTGTAACAGGTGATAGCAGTAAAGCCAGGTGGGTAAAAAACATCAGTCAGATAAAGCAGGTAAAGCTGAAACAAAAGCCTATGATCTACGTTATAGGAATGGGTTGTGGTGATATTAGCCTGCTCACGAATGAGGCTATTAGCTATATGGGCAAGGCAGATGTTTTTATATGCATGGAAAAATACAAACATAGCTTTGCCGGATATATGTCTGGCAAGCCAGTTCTCTTTGATCCTTTTCTTCAGCTTGCAACATTTTACAGGAAAAACCATCCCGAACTATCCGCGGAAGAAGCTGAGAAAATGGCCAAAGACATTTATAACAGGGATATGCAGATGATCAGGGATGCATTGAACTCAGGCAAGATAGTAGCGCTTCTTGAACCTGGCGACCCCACGATTTACGGCGGATGGCGAAACTGGCTATCGCCGAATTTCCCGAACGATAAGGTTGAGATTATCCCCGGGATAAGCTCTTTTGCTGCTGCTAACGCCATGCTCGGCAAGTATGACATAACGGAAACTTCCGTTATCATTACTGAGCCTGAAACTTTGAAATACGATGAATCATTGATAAAGTCAGCAGCCGAGACCGAATCAACAATGGTTATATTTATGGGAATATCCAGAATGAATGATCTTGCCCCTGTTTTTGCAAAATATTATGCCAAAGACACTCCTGTTCATCTCGTTTTTTATGCCGGAATAACAGGTAACAAGATAAAAATAAAAACTACCCTCGAAAAGGTTGTTAAGGATATCAGCGCTAATAAAGAGAATTTTCTCGGTCTGATTTATATCGGCAGTAAATTGCGTTAAAACAAAAGGAGACTATATGGAAATTCTAAAAAGCATACTTAAGAGCATCAAAGAAGACGCCCAGGTGCAGGAGGTGAGGAGAGGGCTCAACTGGACTGCTGTAGTAAGCAGACACTGCGGCCTTGCATCGACCATGGCTCAGGGGAGTTGCTGCAATGAGGACATGGCGGGGGGGATGGAAGGTTCTTTCACCGGGATGACCGCCCTTGAGCTTGCACGCTATTGTTTCAACGACCCGACAAAAACATCTCTCGGGCTCGCAGCCATCAATTCACTCCTTGATGTTAACCCGGACAAATACACTGATATCGACGGGCTACAGATGGTCAAAGATATGGGCAAAGGGAAGAACATCTCCGTTATCGGTCACTTCCCTTTTCTGGCAAATGTGGCGAAGGAAGCAAAGAACCTCTGGATAATAGAAAGGCAGCCGAGACCGGGGGACTATCCTGAAGAGAGGGGAAGTGAGTTTCTCCCGCAGTCGGACATAGTCGTAATTTCAAGCACTACTCTTATTAACCATACCGTCGAGGGCATTCTTGAGCTTTGCAGGAAGGGGAGCGTCAAAATGCTTCTCGGACCTACTACGCCTCTGACGGAAGTACTCTTTGAGTACGGCATCGATATGCTTTCAGGAAGCATAGTAATAGAAAAAGACGTGGTGCTGAGATCAATAAGCGAGGGAGCAGGTTTTATGCAAGTTAAGAAAAATGGCGGCATCCGTTTTGCGAGCATGATCAAGGATTATGATGATGTTATCCGGAGACTGGCAGAATGAGGAAAGACACAACAAAGTCTTATGCTTTGTTCAGTATAAAGCAACTGATGCGAAAATATTTCTTTGTACTGCTATTATTATTTGTTCTGGTTCCTGGCAATGGCTACGCCCATGATTCTAAAGTTCAGCGTCACCCTGCTCCGTGGAAATTTGCAGTAATCAGCGATACCCAGGGAGAAAAGAGTGAGGTGGCCGGCTATCCCTGCATCAACGAACCGATAGTCCGGGCAATCGCCCGGGATATTGCTGCTGAGCAGCCCGATTTTGTACTTATTGCAGGAGACCTGATCAATGGCTGGATATGGAACAATAATACAAGCTTCAGTGTCCAGTACGCCAACTGGAGATCAGCCATGGAACCTGTTTACAGCGCGAGTATCCCTGTTTTTCCCATACGGGGCAATCACGACGTCGGTCCGGAACGGGTAGCGCTGCCTCCGCTTCCAACCCGCCTGGAACCTGCGCCAGGAGCGTTGGTCTTGCTTGAACAGGCTTTTAAAGAGGCCTTCAGAGAGCCCTATATTCCAAAGAATGGCCCTGATGGAGAGGATGGGTTTACCTTCAGTTTCCGCCATAAAAATGCCTTCATTATAGGTCTCGATGTCTGCGGAAATTGCCAGCACAAGGTGAATCAGGGCTGGCTCAACGGGCAACTGGCTGGAAACAGGAACCCCCATGTCTTTGTCTATGCCCACGAGCCTGCCTTTCAGGTGAGACACCGTGACTGTCTTGCATTCTACAAGGAGGACCGGGACATCTTCTGGGACAGTCTGGGTAATGCCGGCAGCAGGGTCTACTTTTGCGGCCATGATCACCTGTACAACCGTGCCGTTATTGCAGATTCAGCAGGAAATGAAATACGCCAGATTGTTGTCGGTACCGGAGGGGGACGCCTCGTACAGTGGTCAGGCGCTTACGGAGAGGGTCCACGAGTTAAAGGAGAGTATAGCAATTCCGGATATCACGGATATATCCTCGTTACTGTCGATGGACCACGTGCAACAGTGGTCTGGAAAGCCCTTGTCCCGCAGGAGAAGAGAAACACATGGCGCGTTCTCGACTCTTTTTCCTACACCTTGCCATGAATTACAGAAGGATCATAAAAGCATTGTGTTTCTCCGGTAGTTTGCACGGTACAAAAAGTACGGCTTTCCCCTTTGCGCCATTTTTTATTTGTTCCGGCAGCCGGTGAGAATACAGGATTTATAATTTATTTGTGAATACAGGAGAAGAAGATGAAAGATAATAAATACCTTTATTTGTTGATTGTTTTTTTTGCTGCCATAATGGCCGCACTTGCTTCGCCTGCTCTGGCGCTTAGCATCGGCGGCGCTGTACGGCAACCCCTTAACCTGACCAACGAGGATCTTTTAAACGCCGGGCAGGCTGAAGCCCGGCTCAGCGAGGTTACACGGGACGGTAAATTCAAGGGGGTCTTTGTCTTTCGAGGCGTTCCCCTTCGAAACCTGCTCCAGATGGCGACAATACAGAAAGAAGTAGAAGGTTATTCGAAACCTATTGACCTTGCAATAGTAGTTACTGATAAAAACGGCAAAAGAGCAGTTCTCTCCTGGGGCGAAGTCTTCTACGGAAAACCGTCCGACATAATTGTCGCTCTTTCAGCAAGCCCTGTCATGCCGGGTGCACCTAAAAGCTGCAGCGAGTGTCATCCGTCGTCTATATACAAACCCGCCATGGATCAACTCAGCCGTAAAATCGTATTTCCTAAGCTTGTCATTGCAGACGACCTATATACTGAACGCTGTCTTGAGGACATTGCCCATATTGAAGTCGTTGATCTGAAGGGTAAGGCACAATGGAAACCGGACAGCAAAACAGCATCACCCACTTTTACGATAAAAGACAATTCCGGCAAAACGTTAGAAATAGGTGATCTGTCAGGATATCGCACCGCCAGGATTTCGTTGAAACAGGTCGGGTCAGGCAGGGGCTATCATGGGCTCAAAAATTTCGAAGGAGTGCCCATACGGGAAATTCTCCGGAAGGTCGACGCAGACAATGATCCTGAAACAGTATTTTTGTTCACCTCCGTTGATGGCTACAGGTCCCTTCTGTCCTTCGGAGAGATTTTTATGGGGGCTAAAAGTGACCGGATAATAATGTGCAATAAAAATGAAAGCTCATCAACCGTTAAAGGTAAAGGTTTCTCGCTTGTTGTTCCTGACGACTTCCTGGCCGACAGAATGGTGCAGACCGTTAAAACCATAGAGATTATAAGTCTCAAGGCAACCCCTAAAGTTTTGGTAATAGGGGTTGGATGCGGAGATACAAGCCTCATTACCCTTGAAGCAATTTCGCAGATGGGCAAAGCAGGGGCATTTGTAGGCGGTAAGTTTATCACCGAACGGTTTTCCAAGTACATGGGCGGGAAACCCATTCTCTTTGATCCCTTTACCAGTTTTGAGCCTGTGTACAAGAAGGCGCATCCCGGCCTCTCCGACGAAGAGGTTAAGAAAAGGACCACCGAGTTGCGTGCTGCTGAAATAAAAAGCATATGGGACACTCTGAAGGCAGGGGAAAGTGTTGCCATCCTGGAACCTGGCGACCCTACAATCTATGGCGGTTGGGAGAACTGGCTCCTCCCGGAATTTACAGGGAAAATTGAGGTGGTGACGGGAATTAACTCCTTCAGCGCCGCCAACGCAATGATGGGGAAAAACATCGCCTCCGATAAGAAGTCAATAGTGCTTACCACCCCCTGGGCTCTCAAAGGAAATGAAGGCACGCTTAAGACAGTGTCAGAAACAGGCGACACGATGGTAATCTTTATGGGACTCAAGGAAGTTAAAGACCTCGCGTCTCTACTCGGGAAATACTATCCGCCGACGACTGTAGTGACTATTGTCTACAAGGCAGGGATATCCCACGAAAAGCGTCTCATAAAAACCAGATTGGCCGACCTTGTATCGGCGGTTGCCAGAGAGGGGGAAAATTTTCTGGGGCTCATCTATATAGGAGGGATATGATTTGCTCTTTATCTGTTGCTCAAGGAGCATATCCTAAACTTTTGCACCAACTGTTGGTGCAAAACATAAAATCCCTGTAAACCCAATACAGGCTTTGGTTTGGGCCGATGAACCTTTTTTGCGTCCACAGTGGACGCAAATGATCAAGCTCCCGTCCAATGAATGTAAAAGAGATTAAATTTTACCTTATCAGATGCTAAAACGTGGGGGAATAGGGACTAAACGTTTCGAACTTAAAAAAATCCGGGATGTAACGCATTGGCAATACGCATAAGACCCAATGGTAAAAGGACTCACCAGAACCCATTCCACCGGAGAAGATGCACTAAAACTATATCGATATCGACATGAGGGACTTTTTCTCATAGGGATGGTCACCCCCAGGATTGTATTAAAAACATAAGATTTGCATTGTGTATTGAACATCTTTTTACGATGATGTATCATTATACAGATAGGAGGTGTATATGGATACAGTAAGATTGAACATAACATTGCCGATAGAGATCGGGGAAAGCCTTCGCAAAATTAAGAATAAATCCGCCTTCATTGCTGAAGCTATAAGAGAGAAGCAATCGGCTGAAGAAAAAAAGAAGTTCAGAAAACAACTTGAAGCTGCATATAAAGAAGCAGCAGAAGAGGATTACGAAGTTTATAAGGAGTGGGAAGACACCCTCAAGGATGGGTTAGAGTAGTGAAGCGCGGGGACATTTATCTTGTAGATTTTGAGCCTTCTGTTGGCGCAGAAATAAGAAAAATAAGGCCTGCCGTCATCATTTCCTGTGATGAGGCAAATAAATATTTAAAAACAATAACGGTTATCCCATTTTCTTCAAAAGTAGACAGGATATATCCCTTCGATGTTTTTGTAAGCAAAGAGGAAAGCGGACTTGATACTGATTCGAAACTCAAGATACCCCAAATGAGGGCGGTAGATAAGGGACGACTGAAGAGATATATAATCACACTCCCGGAAGAGAGGATTGAAGAAACTGAAAAGGCAATAAGGTTACATTTAGCGATTGAATGAACTAATGACACTACGTCTGTAGCGTTTGCTCCAAATGTTGGAGCAAAGAGTGAATACTCTGTAAACCCAATGCCGGTTTTGCTTTGGAACAAAGAGTTATTTTATATTCACATTGAATACACGCTGTAAAAAATCATATTTTCCTTACCCTTTTCTCTTTTTCAAAGGGTAACAGCGCTGCTTATCCCCGCTGGCAGGTTATTAAGGCGGTAAAAGAAAAAAGGGTCTACACCTGTCCCGAAGGGGGTATTCCTCTGGGGACACGGAAGCAGCAAGGTCTTTCTTCTCGCCATGTGGCTTGCGAAAATTCTCCATCCCGACAAATTTCATAATCTTGATGAAAATAAGTTTCTAACACAGTGTTAGAAAATAAATATTCGAGGCTAAAATCCCCGTCAGTATTGATTACACGGGGAGTCTGACTTTTTTAGAAACAGTTTCTAAAAAAGTCTGCCGACACTGTGTCAACAATTCTGAACAGGAAATTTTATCTTGTATTTTTAAAAATGACATGATAATTACTAATAGTAACTAATAATAACTTATAATAACTTAAACAAACTTTATAATATTTATTATAACAATTTGTAATTTACCAAAATGGATATATCTGAAAGTTAGAGCTCTTATTGTTATGTGCGAAAACAAATATTTGATTCTATGGGAGCGTAATTTCAGAAAGCAGGAGAGTGATTTATTCATATTTTAATGAAATGACATAATCAACAGGAGAACCCATGGCAGCACAGATATTTTACGTATTCCTGATTAACGATGATCGGTATGTTCTCATTGGCAAGACTGGAGACGATCTTGTGTCTTCTGAGCAATTAGGAGTGCGGCAGCCTGATCTGCATGTTTCTTACCATCGGAATTTATGTGCCATATATGAACTTACTCCTGAAACACTATATTTCAGAGGCATAATCCCTATAGGAGAAAATGAAAATTACAAATCAATCGGAGGAACCGTGTCTGCTAAGAGTTCCTGTCAAGCTAACTCCCATGATCGGAATGAGGCAATACCATTCAACGGTAAAATAAGGCTCGCCAGGGGATTTATCAAGGAGCCATATATTAACATGGGTTATCAGAAAGCCCTTGCTTTCAGAACGGTTTTGGATATAACCCTGAAAGATGGACAAGTGGTTAAGGTAAAAAATCGCTCCCAGGAAATGGAACAAAAGCGTGACGCTCTCAAGGAATGCTACAACTCTGCAAATATCCGGGAATATCGCAAATCCTTGAATAAACTTGAAAAGATCCTTTATAAATTCAGTTTCGACATAAATTTGCAGTAGAATTGCCCTACAGAGACCTGCCAGGGGTCTCATGGACTGCAGACCCTGTCTGCACAATATTTACGGCTACATTTTGTTCTGTCGGTGTACAACCCCCATGGTTCCCTGGTTATAGAGATTCCGTGCAAAACACTCCACAGAAAGATCTGCGCCGACAACCATATGCATAAACATACTCTTGTTCCCCACAGCAACGCTCTTCCCGGAGAATTGGCTCGCCAGCGTGCCTGTCGGGATTGAGGTGAAGTACCCTGAGAAGGGGTATTCCTTAGTCTCCTGATCTTCCTCATAGTATTTGTACCCTGTGGGATAGTCAAAGACCCTGTGTTCGCCCGTCATGATAGTAAGATACTGAGCCTCGCCAGGTTCGTAATAGTACCAGTCCCGTCCATTTATGCAACTCGTGTGCGGCCAGGGGAAATCCTCCATTCCTATACCCTCAAGGACGATAACAGCCACTTTATCTTTCTTCAGTGCCGAGTCAACAATGCCTCGAATATCTGTTATTCCCTTTGGGTCTCCTGAAGGGCACGACAAGGGAATATGAAAACTGTTGGCAGGCACCATAAGCGCCTTACGGAGTGTCCCGCTTGACGTCTTGAAAGTACAGCCTTCCTTCGCAAGCAAGAGATACTCCGGCACACGTAATGCCTCGCTTGGAGATGCATTAAAAAGACTCAGCAGCTCATTTTTGCCCACAATTCTTTCAATATTAGGATGTTTCTCCAAAAATATAAGATCGGAGACACTGGGGTTGTGCAGACCGGCGTATCTGGCCGACCAATGGGTAGAAACAGCCAGGCCGTCAAGCCTGCTTACGTCGATAAAATCTGTAAAATCCGTCATGCCGCCCGTCCCGATAATAACCGGTGTAAAACCCGATTCTGCTATGAACCGGTTCGTCTCGGAAAAAACGGCAGCGAACATTTTTGCCCGTTCGTCACCGGTCATTGGCGTATAGCGGTTCGTAAAGTACTGCCCGGCATAGGCCAGGAATACAAGCTGAGGACAATATTGCTCTATGAGATCAAGGGCAACATTGCTTACCCATCTATTACTCCTGGTGTCCGTATCTCCCGGATAAGGATGTGCCCCCAGTACGCCTCGCATCATCTTCACAACAGGGCCGTCAGCTTCCACTTTAGCTCCGGTCCGGAGGTCAAAAATGTTCTGCCATTCTCGTGCATCGATAATTGCCACACTCATGATTGCACCTCCAGACTGTTCCATTCCGTCTTTTTTCCTAGTAGCCTGATCTCACGATGACACTCCGGACAATACTTACCGTCACAGAGGAAGCGATGGAGTTTGTCCCCACCACATCCGAGGCTGAAGCGTTCAATAACCACAAACCCGCAATTGGGGCAGATAGTGTTGACCCAATCGGAGCCGACAAAGTTATGGAAATAGACATGGGCAAGTTCGGTCCGTGCAGTCTCCAGTGCATCATTGATGGCCTCAATATTGGGATATTCGGCATCTTTCATATCGTGTTCCGGTAGAAGCCGAAAAACATGCCAGGGGATCTCGGGGTCTATCCCGGCAATGAAATCCGATATAGCGTCAAGCTCATCATCGTTGGCCGATTGGATCACCGGTGTTACAATCTCCACGTGGGCTGTTTCGGCAAGCCTTTTGATGGTACGAAGCACAGGTTCTACTGAAGGGATGCCTATATAGTCCTTGTTGAACCGGGCCGAAATCCCCTTGAGACCGATATTAAAAAATGAGAAAACGGAGGCGAGCAACTCAGTGGATTCTTCCGTCGTGTATCCGTTGGTTAGACAGCCCATGGGAATACCCTGTGCCTTCGCCTCTTTTCCAACCTCTATCAGTGTCGGGAGGGAGACTGTAGGTTCATTGACGTTGAAAACGATGTTGTGGCAGCCCAGTTTCTTAGCCATCCCAACAATCTCCTGCGGGGAATAATCCAGCATCCTGTCCTGCACGAGCGCGGGATCCTCCTTTGCAATAAATGCGTTGGAGCAATACTTGCAGTTGAAATTGCAGCCGCTCGTCCCTACGGTGAGGCTGCGGCTCCCCGGATAGGCATGATAGAAGGGGATAGACTCTATCCTGGATATTCCGCAGTTACACCATTTGTCCGGGAAACGCTCCTTTATGCCGTTATTATCCTCAACATACATCTTGCATAGGCCCAGCCTGCCGTTCCCAAGCTCGCAGCGCCATTCACAATAGTTGCAGCGCATATTCCTTTCCTCCTTTTAGTACATAGCATCTGAAAGCGGACAGATAAAACTAATTAGGATTACTACTACACGATAGGGTTTAATAATGACTTATTGATACATTTTATTACATACAAAAGTCAAGCGCATACATCATTGGATTGCAAGGCTCGTAAATCGCGGTCTACTCTAAGGGCATCGTGGCACAATTTGGGTAAAGATAGACTTGCATAAACACTGCAATATTGAGTATAATAGTAATTAATGAGTCCCAATTGTTATTCAAGTGTGCTATTGGTTATTACTGGTATTTAATTACCTGTATTATTGCTGTTGCTGCCATAATATCTCCAGAGCATCCCTTGGGACATAACG
Above is a window of Pseudomonadota bacterium DNA encoding:
- a CDS encoding metallophosphoesterase, with amino-acid sequence MRKDTTKSYALFSIKQLMRKYFFVLLLLFVLVPGNGYAHDSKVQRHPAPWKFAVISDTQGEKSEVAGYPCINEPIVRAIARDIAAEQPDFVLIAGDLINGWIWNNNTSFSVQYANWRSAMEPVYSASIPVFPIRGNHDVGPERVALPPLPTRLEPAPGALVLLEQAFKEAFREPYIPKNGPDGEDGFTFSFRHKNAFIIGLDVCGNCQHKVNQGWLNGQLAGNRNPHVFVYAHEPAFQVRHRDCLAFYKEDRDIFWDSLGNAGSRVYFCGHDHLYNRAVIADSAGNEIRQIVVGTGGGRLVQWSGAYGEGPRVKGEYSNSGYHGYILVTVDGPRATVVWKALVPQEKRNTWRVLDSFSYTLP
- a CDS encoding SAM-dependent methyltransferase, whose protein sequence is MKDNKYLYLLIVFFAAIMAALASPALALSIGGAVRQPLNLTNEDLLNAGQAEARLSEVTRDGKFKGVFVFRGVPLRNLLQMATIQKEVEGYSKPIDLAIVVTDKNGKRAVLSWGEVFYGKPSDIIVALSASPVMPGAPKSCSECHPSSIYKPAMDQLSRKIVFPKLVIADDLYTERCLEDIAHIEVVDLKGKAQWKPDSKTASPTFTIKDNSGKTLEIGDLSGYRTARISLKQVGSGRGYHGLKNFEGVPIREILRKVDADNDPETVFLFTSVDGYRSLLSFGEIFMGAKSDRIIMCNKNESSSTVKGKGFSLVVPDDFLADRMVQTVKTIEIISLKATPKVLVIGVGCGDTSLITLEAISQMGKAGAFVGGKFITERFSKYMGGKPILFDPFTSFEPVYKKAHPGLSDEEVKKRTTELRAAEIKSIWDTLKAGESVAILEPGDPTIYGGWENWLLPEFTGKIEVVTGINSFSAANAMMGKNIASDKKSIVLTTPWALKGNEGTLKTVSETGDTMVIFMGLKEVKDLASLLGKYYPPTTVVTIVYKAGISHEKRLIKTRLADLVSAVAREGENFLGLIYIGGI
- a CDS encoding type II toxin-antitoxin system PemK/MazF family toxin; the encoded protein is MKRGDIYLVDFEPSVGAEIRKIRPAVIISCDEANKYLKTITVIPFSSKVDRIYPFDVFVSKEESGLDTDSKLKIPQMRAVDKGRLKRYIITLPEERIEETEKAIRLHLAIE
- a CDS encoding methyltransferase domain-containing protein; the protein is MNFKTIDWNDAWKEARAKCNFQERDSAFWNKRAPDFAEISMKTGYAEAFLKIMNPKKNWSIFDMACGAGTLAIPFARHVKSVTAVDFSEKMLEILQEQCIQVGIANVRTVKASWEDNWSKAGIGLHDVAIASRSLVVHDLRHGITKLNNIARKRVYISTIVDDGPHDRHIFEAVGREFNAGPDYIYNYNLLYQMGIYANVNFIVEDNHKTYGNHGEAIDSIRWMLGKITFEEEKKLEDYFDRHLIFNKGRWTMDYDRTVRWAVIWWDKAANIK
- a CDS encoding SAM-dependent methyltransferase, whose amino-acid sequence is MKYYKIKKSLLITIPVFFILSFVSFGVQAENTLAPGTVSSPDNKVKADLRHHKQEVAERLPVIGSRGVQGESNTTFSITGIVQNPIWLTTKNLSQFKQVTVFKTMKGKTRKPDQYTGTPIRTLLEIVKIQKNEKDKLASKNKKPGNYDNAEKETNIKNNSDIAVSIKNKDGKQIIFSLDYILQGSENEIILVNNKTNRLPELVMKTGSKDIFSSKDIISIEVMQFFVKQDENKDDKLQYITYVENKAKISLLEALAKCETIKVPSKNIKALSAKTSTNLYTGCSLYEALSKLSVKAEYTDIFTAISDDGYSASFSFTELENSNSPVIIIQNRNNSQYSYDLVVTGDSSKARWVKNISQIKQVKLKQKPMIYVIGMGCGDISLLTNEAISYMGKADVFICMEKYKHSFAGYMSGKPVLFDPFLQLATFYRKNHPELSAEEAEKMAKDIYNRDMQMIRDALNSGKIVALLEPGDPTIYGGWRNWLSPNFPNDKVEIIPGISSFAAANAMLGKYDITETSVIITEPETLKYDESLIKSAAETESTMVIFMGISRMNDLAPVFAKYYAKDTPVHLVFYAGITGNKIKIKTTLEKVVKDISANKENFLGLIYIGSKLR
- a CDS encoding amino acid permease, which encodes MSFKRKLNLFDATMIVVGNVVGAGIFTTAGFLAGELNNPWFFAGIWIFGGLLTLCGALTYAEMAGMFPRSGGDYLYLKAAYGPWAGFLLNWICFWIINPGSIAVLSIALVKYLTGFFSYSGVMSEKIIALTVVVFFSFVNYRGVRLTGTTHNLWTIGSLAILIFFLIGGLTSGKGDWRHFTGSEANTFSISKFLGPAMIAVIFSYSGWFVSAYLGDEVKKPERNLPLSLILGTTIVMVLYVAINVAYLYAIPIESLKGVVNVGQAAGERLMSSRFVQAISLAIILAIAASINATVLAGARLSYAIAKDGFFWSHFEKLHKRYGTPHVALFIQAVLACLYIVADTFENLLGAVVFIMLLSSIGSALAHLILRRKKPLLERPYRTPCHPFIPMLFIITYLYIAVQIFLSSPVRSALGVAIALSGIPFYLYARRSRPPQINIFARQCTRNETSTEHVAERPKRNIFKIKCSENNTSNKL
- a CDS encoding DUF364 domain-containing protein → MEILKSILKSIKEDAQVQEVRRGLNWTAVVSRHCGLASTMAQGSCCNEDMAGGMEGSFTGMTALELARYCFNDPTKTSLGLAAINSLLDVNPDKYTDIDGLQMVKDMGKGKNISVIGHFPFLANVAKEAKNLWIIERQPRPGDYPEERGSEFLPQSDIVVISSTTLINHTVEGILELCRKGSVKMLLGPTTPLTEVLFEYGIDMLSGSIVIEKDVVLRSISEGAGFMQVKKNGGIRFASMIKDYDDVIRRLAE